One Phycisphaerae bacterium RAS2 DNA window includes the following coding sequences:
- the korA gene encoding 2-oxoglutarate oxidoreductase subunit KorA — translation MSSTAVLEEQKSSKPIESLDEVAVRFAGDSGDGMQLAGTQFTRATVIFGNDVSTFPDYPAEIRAPAGSLAGVSGFQVNFSSRDIHTPGDMVDTLVAFNPAALKTNVKDVKNGGIVIVNEDAFGKTDLKKAGYENNPLEDGTLSKYRVFKVPISKLNSTALANSGLGAKEVDRCKNFFALGLISWLYHRPLEPTVEWIERSMAKKPEMIEANKTVLKAGYYFGETCELFQVSYKVSKAMLAPGKYRRISGNEATALGLIAASNLASKELFYASYPITPASDVLHTLAKYKNYRVKTFQAEDEIAAMTAAIGASFAGDISVTGTSGPGLALKGEGVGLAVMTELPVVIVDVQRGGPSTGLPTKTEQADLFQAVLGRNGECPVCVLAACGPADCFDMAIEAVRIATRYMTPVILLTDGYIANGEEPWLLPSIKSLPKIVVQHPEANGDAGAFKPYKRDDKLARPWAIPGTKGLEHRIGGLEKQDVSGNVSYDPDNHEHMIHTRAKKIAGIASDIPDQTVFGPAEGDLLVVGWGGTAGAIRSAVERVQQKGHKVAGTHLRYMNPFPKNLGDLMKRYKKVLVCELNMGQLRHVLRATYLVDALGLNKVQGKPFRIAEIESKILDVLGSK, via the coding sequence ATGAGCAGCACGGCGGTATTAGAAGAGCAGAAGTCGAGTAAGCCCATCGAATCGCTGGACGAAGTGGCCGTACGCTTCGCGGGCGACTCGGGCGACGGCATGCAGCTCGCGGGCACGCAGTTCACCCGCGCGACGGTCATCTTCGGAAACGACGTCAGCACGTTTCCGGATTATCCCGCCGAGATTCGCGCCCCGGCCGGTTCGCTCGCCGGCGTCTCGGGTTTTCAGGTCAATTTCAGCAGCCGCGACATCCACACCCCCGGCGACATGGTCGATACGCTCGTCGCCTTCAACCCCGCCGCGCTGAAGACAAACGTAAAGGATGTCAAGAACGGCGGCATCGTCATCGTCAACGAAGACGCCTTCGGCAAGACCGACCTCAAGAAGGCCGGCTACGAAAACAACCCGCTTGAAGACGGCACGCTGTCTAAGTACCGCGTGTTCAAGGTACCCATCTCCAAGCTCAACAGCACCGCACTGGCCAACAGCGGCCTGGGCGCCAAGGAAGTTGACCGCTGCAAGAACTTCTTTGCCCTGGGTCTGATCTCCTGGCTGTATCACCGCCCGCTCGAACCGACCGTCGAATGGATCGAGCGCTCGATGGCCAAGAAGCCCGAGATGATCGAGGCCAACAAGACCGTCCTGAAGGCCGGCTACTACTTCGGCGAGACCTGCGAACTGTTCCAGGTGAGCTACAAGGTCTCGAAGGCCATGCTGGCCCCGGGCAAATACCGGCGCATCAGCGGCAACGAGGCGACGGCCCTGGGCCTGATCGCGGCGTCAAATCTCGCGAGCAAGGAGCTGTTCTACGCGAGCTACCCGATCACTCCTGCGAGCGACGTATTGCACACGCTCGCCAAGTACAAGAACTATCGCGTCAAGACCTTCCAGGCCGAGGACGAAATCGCCGCGATGACCGCCGCCATCGGCGCGTCGTTCGCCGGTGATATTTCCGTCACCGGCACCAGCGGCCCCGGCCTTGCCCTCAAGGGCGAAGGCGTCGGTCTTGCCGTCATGACCGAGCTGCCCGTCGTCATCGTGGACGTCCAGCGCGGCGGACCCAGCACGGGCCTGCCGACCAAGACCGAGCAGGCCGACCTGTTCCAGGCCGTCCTCGGGCGAAACGGCGAGTGCCCGGTTTGCGTGCTCGCCGCCTGCGGCCCGGCCGACTGTTTCGATATGGCGATCGAGGCTGTGCGGATCGCGACGCGGTACATGACACCGGTCATTCTGTTGACAGACGGCTACATTGCCAACGGCGAGGAGCCGTGGCTGTTGCCGAGCATCAAGAGCCTGCCGAAGATCGTCGTGCAACATCCCGAGGCAAACGGCGACGCCGGTGCGTTCAAGCCCTACAAGCGGGACGACAAACTGGCCCGCCCCTGGGCGATCCCCGGCACCAAGGGGCTGGAGCATCGCATCGGCGGCCTGGAGAAGCAGGACGTCTCCGGCAACGTCAGCTACGACCCCGACAACCACGAGCACATGATCCACACCCGCGCGAAGAAAATCGCGGGCATCGCCAGCGACATTCCCGATCAGACGGTCTTCGGCCCGGCCGAAGGCGACTTGCTGGTCGTTGGATGGGGCGGCACGGCCGGCGCGATTCGCAGCGCGGTCGAGCGCGTGCAACAGAAGGGTCACAAGGTGGCCGGCACGCATTTGCGCTACATGAATCCGTTCCCGAAGAATCTGGGCGATCTCATGAAGCGTTACAAGAAGGTGCTGGTCTGCGAGTTGAACATGGGCCAGCTTCGCCACGTGCTCCGCGCGACGTACCTGGTCGACGCGCTGGGGCTGAACAAGGTACAGGGCAAGCCGTTCCGAATCGCCGAGATTGAGTCGAAGATTCTCGACGTGCTGGGAAGCAAGTAG
- the korB_2 gene encoding 2-oxoglutarate oxidoreductase subunit KorB, which yields MTTATLPQLTPKDFASDQDVRWCPGCGDYSILAQVKKILPELNIPREKIVFVSGIGCSSRFPYYVSSYGFHSIHGRAPAVATGVKLANPELSVWVATGDGDGLSIGGNHLVHAIRRNVDLKILLFNNRIYGLTKGQYSPTSELGKKTKSTPMGSVDNPLCPISVAIGSEATFVARTMDVNVKHLADTLLRAGKHKGTAFVEIYQNCNVFNDGAFEYATDREVKEDNTLYVEHGKPMIFGKNRDKGIRFKNMEPEVVQLGGSIKEDDLIFHDEKAPEPSLAFMLSRMRYPEFPEVFGVLRSVERPTFDAAVYHQMQQAEEKMGKGDLEKLINSGDTWVVD from the coding sequence ATGACGACTGCAACGTTGCCGCAACTGACCCCCAAGGACTTCGCCAGCGATCAGGACGTGCGCTGGTGCCCCGGCTGCGGGGATTATTCCATCCTCGCGCAGGTCAAGAAAATCCTGCCTGAACTGAACATTCCGCGAGAAAAGATCGTCTTCGTATCGGGCATCGGCTGCTCCAGCCGCTTTCCGTACTACGTCAGCAGCTACGGCTTCCACTCGATCCACGGCCGCGCCCCGGCCGTCGCGACCGGCGTGAAGCTGGCCAATCCCGAGTTGAGCGTCTGGGTGGCGACCGGCGACGGCGACGGCCTGTCGATCGGCGGCAACCACCTCGTGCACGCCATCCGCCGAAACGTGGACCTGAAGATTCTCCTGTTCAACAACCGCATCTACGGCCTGACGAAGGGTCAATACTCGCCGACGTCCGAACTGGGCAAGAAAACCAAGAGCACGCCGATGGGCTCGGTGGACAACCCGCTTTGCCCGATCTCGGTGGCCATCGGCTCGGAAGCGACATTTGTCGCGCGAACGATGGACGTCAACGTCAAGCACCTGGCCGACACGCTGCTCCGCGCCGGCAAACACAAGGGCACGGCCTTCGTCGAGATTTATCAGAATTGCAACGTGTTCAACGACGGCGCATTTGAATACGCCACCGACCGCGAAGTGAAGGAAGACAACACCTTGTACGTCGAGCACGGCAAGCCGATGATCTTCGGCAAGAACCGCGACAAGGGCATCCGCTTCAAGAACATGGAGCCGGAAGTCGTGCAACTCGGCGGCAGCATCAAGGAAGACGACTTGATCTTCCACGACGAGAAGGCTCCCGAGCCGAGTCTCGCGTTCATGCTAAGCCGCATGCGCTATCCCGAGTTTCCCGAGGTGTTCGGTGTGCTTCGAAGCGTTGAGAGACCGACGTTTGACGCGGCCGTGTACCACCAGATGCAGCAGGCCGAGGAGAAGATGGGCAAGGGCGATCTGGAGAAACTCATCAACAGCGGCGACACATGGGTCGTGGACTAA
- a CDS encoding Alpha/beta hydrolase family protein has protein sequence MLRFIARLTCLGALALTGCMRDKPFISPGRAPGHVVLLPGIEGGTWQFAYLIGGLRAGGVEWEIEVIPWGTPPLHSMANLTDLPANHERAKRIAARLAELRRDAPDAPLVLVGYSGGGGLAMLTANILPADVKLDRIVLIAAAISNTFMTNLAEDACNDKVVSFHSPRDEMVGLGTKLFGTIDRVKTVSAGHSGFVDQEGKLRSSPKLRQIAYDASWVRYQHLGGHVGYLTHSWAKNILAPEILAAARGPKCGGDAIIFEPNPARLSIESINSPVKSIP, from the coding sequence ATGTTGCGATTCATTGCGCGGCTGACCTGTCTCGGCGCGCTCGCGTTGACCGGCTGCATGCGCGACAAGCCGTTCATCTCCCCGGGCCGCGCACCGGGGCACGTGGTGCTGCTGCCCGGCATCGAAGGCGGAACGTGGCAGTTCGCCTATCTCATCGGGGGCCTGCGCGCCGGCGGCGTCGAGTGGGAAATCGAAGTCATCCCGTGGGGCACGCCGCCGCTGCACTCGATGGCCAACCTGACGGACCTGCCCGCAAATCACGAGCGAGCGAAACGCATCGCCGCGCGGCTGGCCGAGTTGCGACGGGATGCACCGGATGCGCCGCTCGTGCTGGTCGGCTACAGCGGCGGCGGGGGGCTGGCAATGCTCACGGCAAACATCCTGCCGGCCGATGTGAAGCTGGATCGTATCGTGCTGATTGCGGCGGCCATCTCGAACACGTTCATGACCAACCTTGCCGAAGACGCCTGTAATGACAAAGTCGTCAGTTTCCACAGTCCGCGCGATGAGATGGTCGGCCTGGGCACGAAGCTGTTCGGCACCATCGACCGGGTAAAAACCGTTTCCGCAGGGCACAGCGGCTTCGTGGATCAGGAGGGCAAGCTGCGCTCGTCCCCGAAGCTGCGCCAGATTGCCTACGACGCATCGTGGGTGCGCTACCAGCATCTCGGCGGACACGTGGGCTACCTGACGCACAGTTGGGCGAAGAACATCCTCGCGCCGGAAATTCTTGCGGCGGCGCGAGGGCCCAAGTGTGGCGGCGATGCGATCATCTTCGAACCGAATCCCGCCCGGCTAAGCATTGAATCCATCAATTCTCCAGTCAAAAGCATTCCATAG
- a CDS encoding Aminotransferase: MTQAAAEAPPTTTPVPLLDLKLQYATIRDEVMAAIEGICESQRFIGGPEVVACEEAVAAYSGCKVGVGMSSGTDALLCGMMAMGIGPGDEVIVPSFTFFATAGCVSRLGAKPVFVDIDAATFNATAEQIERAITPKTKLIIPVHLYGQCADMTGILKVANQRGIPVMEDAAQSIGAKHHGKAACSMGKLGTLSFFPSKNLGAFGDAGMIVTNDSAFGERCRMFRDHGAQPKYYHKWVGGNFRLDALQAAVVRIKLKHLDAWSARRMENAKRYNALFAGSVVKTPVIAPGNDSIYNQYVIRAPKRDELKKHLDGQGIGTEVYYPVPLHMQECFAYLGGKAGDLPICEQAAREVLAIPIYPELTAAQQERVARTIRAFYGERA, encoded by the coding sequence ATGACCCAAGCTGCTGCTGAAGCCCCCCCAACCACCACACCCGTCCCGCTGCTGGACCTCAAGCTTCAATACGCGACCATTCGCGATGAAGTCATGGCCGCCATCGAAGGGATCTGCGAATCGCAGCGGTTCATCGGCGGGCCGGAAGTCGTCGCCTGCGAGGAGGCCGTCGCGGCCTACAGCGGCTGCAAGGTCGGCGTCGGCATGAGCAGCGGCACCGACGCCCTGCTGTGCGGCATGATGGCCATGGGCATCGGCCCCGGCGACGAGGTCATCGTCCCGAGTTTCACGTTTTTCGCCACGGCTGGTTGCGTCAGTCGCCTCGGCGCGAAGCCGGTCTTCGTCGATATCGACGCCGCCACGTTCAACGCCACCGCCGAGCAGATCGAGCGGGCGATTACGCCGAAGACGAAACTCATCATCCCCGTGCATCTGTACGGCCAGTGCGCCGACATGACGGGCATTCTCAAGGTCGCCAACCAGCGCGGCATCCCGGTAATGGAAGATGCGGCCCAGTCAATCGGGGCGAAGCATCACGGCAAAGCGGCGTGCAGCATGGGCAAGCTCGGCACGCTGTCGTTCTTCCCGAGCAAGAATCTCGGCGCGTTCGGCGACGCGGGCATGATCGTGACAAACGACTCAGCCTTCGGCGAACGCTGCCGCATGTTCCGGGATCACGGGGCGCAGCCGAAGTATTATCACAAGTGGGTGGGGGGGAACTTCCGGCTGGATGCATTGCAAGCGGCGGTCGTGCGGATCAAGCTGAAGCACCTCGACGCGTGGTCGGCCCGGCGCATGGAGAATGCGAAGCGGTACAACGCGCTCTTTGCCGGCAGCGTGGTGAAGACGCCGGTCATCGCGCCGGGCAACGACTCAATTTACAACCAGTATGTCATCCGTGCGCCGAAGCGCGACGAGTTGAAGAAGCATCTCGACGGGCAGGGCATCGGGACGGAAGTGTATTACCCCGTGCCGCTGCACATGCAGGAATGCTTCGCCTACCTCGGCGGCAAGGCCGGCGATCTGCCGATCTGCGAACAGGCGGCGCGCGAGGTGCTGGCGATTCCCATCTATCCCGAGTTGACCGCCGCGCAGCAGGAGCGCGTCGCGCGGACGATTCGCGCCTTCTACGGCGAGAGGGCCTGA
- a CDS encoding WecA-like glycosyltransferase: MVSTAWIGAIDLAAGSPLMKHLAPLAASFAVALIATPIVRRVAVRLELYDRPDGGLKPHQTPIPYLGGVAMYLGWAAAIIAAAWMGFRTSASQPTTFWVMLGGTVLMLTGLIDDIRHLRPRTRLLVQAGVAALLVSGGVGDGIAEKLIEPVRESLPAFCTARPVLLCASGFFCMIAIAGATNSTNLIDGLDGLCGGVLAIAAAGLAYLNWHLSNVPGIDAGGDALRTTLTLGLFGACAAFLIFNFNPAKIFMGDSGSLLLGFTVAVVMISFADQASPRWFACSLMVFAFPILDTALAIGRRALNGRPLFKGDRSHFYDQVRDRGLSVRRTVLLCYALAVAFAMLGGVMTWLRPSSLVFILVAGPILAGVLCWRFGMLKVDDTADRK, from the coding sequence TTGGTGTCGACGGCGTGGATCGGTGCCATCGACCTTGCCGCGGGCTCCCCGCTGATGAAGCATCTCGCGCCGCTGGCGGCGTCGTTTGCGGTCGCGCTCATTGCCACGCCCATCGTGCGGCGCGTGGCGGTCCGCCTTGAACTCTACGACCGGCCCGACGGGGGATTGAAGCCGCACCAGACGCCCATTCCCTACCTCGGTGGCGTGGCTATGTATCTCGGCTGGGCCGCGGCGATCATTGCGGCCGCGTGGATGGGTTTCCGCACGTCCGCCTCGCAGCCCACGACGTTCTGGGTCATGCTTGGCGGGACGGTGCTGATGCTGACCGGCCTGATTGACGACATTCGTCATCTTCGCCCGCGGACGCGCCTGCTGGTGCAGGCCGGCGTCGCGGCGCTGCTTGTGTCCGGCGGCGTGGGCGACGGCATCGCGGAAAAACTGATTGAGCCGGTGCGCGAGTCGCTGCCGGCGTTCTGCACGGCGCGCCCTGTGCTCCTCTGCGCGAGCGGTTTCTTCTGCATGATCGCCATCGCCGGCGCGACGAACTCGACGAATCTCATCGACGGCCTGGACGGCCTCTGCGGCGGCGTGCTGGCGATCGCGGCCGCCGGGCTGGCCTATCTCAATTGGCATCTGTCGAACGTGCCGGGCATTGATGCAGGGGGAGACGCGCTTCGCACGACGCTGACGTTGGGATTGTTCGGGGCCTGCGCGGCGTTTCTCATTTTCAATTTCAACCCGGCGAAGATCTTCATGGGCGACAGCGGCTCGCTGCTGCTGGGTTTCACCGTCGCGGTGGTCATGATCTCGTTCGCCGATCAGGCGTCGCCGCGCTGGTTCGCCTGTTCGCTGATGGTGTTCGCGTTTCCGATTCTCGACACCGCGCTGGCCATCGGGCGTCGCGCGCTGAACGGCAGACCGCTCTTCAAGGGTGATCGCAGCCATTTTTATGACCAGGTGCGCGACCGCGGGTTAAGCGTTCGGCGGACGGTGCTGCTTTGCTATGCGCTGGCGGTCGCGTTTGCGATGCTCGGCGGCGTGATGACGTGGTTGCGGCCCTCGTCGCTGGTTTTTATTCTCGTCGCCGGGCCGATCCTCGCCGGCGTGCTCTGCTGGCGGTTCGGGATGTTGAAGGTGGACGACACCGCGGATCGCAAGTGA